The window GGGGGAGCAAACAACAAAAACCCGATCCCGATTATCGTCCCATGCCATCGCGTGATTGGGGCCAATGGCGATATGGTGGGGTATGGCGGCGGTCTCTCGATCAAAAGGTATTTGCTGAATCTGGAGAAAGAAAGCGATGTGACGCCATGAGATTTGTCAGCATTGAAGCGGTGGAGCCGGGGCAGCGTCTGGGCAAATCGATTTTTACGGGAAACGGGACAACTCTTTTGGCGGAAAATTCGCAGCTTACCGTACCGCTCATCAATACGCTTAAACGGATCGGCGTCACGATGATTTTCATCAAAGACGAGCGTTTTGACGACGTCGTCATTGAAGATGTCGTTTCCGAAAAAACCAAAATGGCTGTAATCAGCAAGATGAGTGAAACATTTTACGCGGTTCGCTCCGGCAAGGAATTTGATACCAGGAGCATCTCCGTCAGCGTCGACCGGATGCTCGATGAACTGATGGCGAATAAGCATCTTCTTGCCCAATTGAATGAAATCCGCTCCAATGACAATGAAATGTATGTGCACGCCTTGCATGTGTGTGTCATGTCGGTTTTAATCGGCATCAATGCCGGCTTCAGCCCGGCGC is drawn from Bacilli bacterium and contains these coding sequences:
- a CDS encoding methylated-DNA--[protein]-cysteine S-methyltransferase, whose product is GGANNKNPIPIIVPCHRVIGANGDMVGYGGGLSIKRYLLNLEKESDVTP